The following nucleotide sequence is from Methanolinea sp..
CGAGGAGAATGAGGATGACTCCATCGGCAACGATCGAGAGACCGGACCAGTTTCCCGGAGAGGTGGACGGGGGCAGGGATGATGTTGCAGCGAATATGGCGTACACCACAAATAATGCCGTTGCACTGATGAGGCCCACGGTATTCCTGTCCATGATGGTACACTCCGGGATTCAGGGCATCAGTTACCCTTGTGTCACAGTGCTATCTGCACCTGGTGGCTGACCGCGTCCATGACCACTCCGTCTTTCTCGATGGTGACGTTGACAAAGTATGTGCCGGCGCTGATACCGGCGCAGCTCGAGCAGGCAGGGAGCCGGAACTCTTCGGAGAACGGATTGGTTCCAGGCGTGAGGTTTGCTTCGATCTCGCGGGAAACGTGATAATTCCCGTACCGGTCTTCGATCCCCTCGATCTTCAGCAGGGTGTTGTCAAGTGTTCCTGATGAGGTCACTTCGATAGAGACCATCATCACCTCATTTGAGTGGTACAGATCTTTGTCGGTTGAAACAGAGTGAATATCTGGCAGGGTTGGACCCGAAGAGAAGGTGATTATGGCTATAGCCACCACTACGACCAGGATTATGGCAGCGATGACTAAGAGATCCCTTCGCATGGATCAATGTTTTTTAGCCAATCCTTATCAGTCCATTGGTAAGGAGGTGTCGCCAGCCAGGAGGCCAGAGGATCTGGTTTTGTTTTTCCACACTCCGCTGAGATGGACTTTGGAATTGCCACTCATTTCTCCCGGGATGCTACGGCCAGGCTGCCGGAACCGCTCCAGAATTGCCCGCCACCACCATAAACAATCGCTGGAAGTGGATGGAAACCTGGATCTCACCAGGGGAATCCGGTGAAATCCACGGTCCTGCCCGGGAACCATTTCAATCCCAGTATTTCCCTGCTGCCACATAACTCCGGCCGCATTTCTCGAAAAACTGCTGGTGGTGATCCTCGGCCCTCCAGAAGCGGGATGCGGGGAGAATTTTTGTGATAACGGGCCTGTTTCCGTATCCCCCGGACGCCTGTAGCCGGTTCCGGGAAGATTCAGCGGTTCGCTGCTGTTCTTCTGTGGAAAAGAATATAGCAGATAGCTCACAAGCCTCTTCGGCGGGCTCCGTGGGGTCTTGGATATTCCAGAATACTTCGAGAAGCTCATCGTAGTTGACCACTGCAGGATCAAAGGCAACCCGGACCGCCTCCACATGCCCGGTGGTGCCGGATCTTACCAGCTCGAAGTCCGGGTCCGGTATGGTTCCTCCTGTGTACCCTGTCTCGGTGCCCACGACCCCATCGATTTTCCTGAACGCAGCCTCAACATCCCAGAAACAGCCGGCAGCAAATATGGCGATTTCCAGGCCGGGATATGTTTGCATGGAGATGACGTCAGTTTATCTTCCTGATTGAAGTTCCGGTATTATCTCAAACCCTGGCGCAGTCGTAAAATATGGTTGGCGTCTAACCTTGGAGCATGCAGGGCAGGGTTCCGCCCGATGAACTTGAACGACGGATGCGCAGGTTCATCGATAGGATGGATATCGATAACCCCGAATGGGAATATGCAGCGCTGTTTAGAGGAGTCAACCTCTACTATTTCACCGGGACGATCCAGGATGCGATGCTCCTCGTTCCCCGTGACGGGGAGGCAGTTCTCTTTGTCCGGAGGAGCTACGAACGGGCGCTCGCCGAATCCTCCTTCCCCCGCATCGAGCCGATGCAAAGTTACCGGGACGCTGCGTCGGGTTCCCGGAACGTCCCGGACACCGTCTATCTCGAATCGGAATATGTTACACTGGGATTGTTCGAGCGGCTGCAGAAACATTTCGCGTTCTCCCGGGCAAGGCCTCTCGACCTGCAGGTCGGGAAGGTCCGGGCGGTGAAGAGCGCCTTTGAACTATCGCGCATGGAACAGGCCGGGGCGATACACGAACGGGTGCTCGAGAAATGTGTCCCCCTGATCCTCACCGAGGGGATGAGCGAGGCTGAATTCGGAACCATGGTCTATTCGGTGATGGTCCGCGAGGGGCACCAGGGGGTCGTACGGTTTGGCGGACTGGGAATCGAGATCGAAGTCGGGCAACTCGGTTTTGGTGAAAATTCGCTCTATCCCACAAGCTTTGACGGGCCGGGCGGGTGCCGTGGATTGTGTCCGGCAGCGCCCTTGCTCGGAAGCCGCGAGCGGACCCTGCACGAAGGAGATCTGGTCTTCATCGACAACGCCTGCGGATTCGAAGGATACCAGACTGATAAGACCATGAACTACATGTTCGGAAAGCCGATACCCGACAACGCCATCGCGATCCACCACCAGTGTGTCGATCTTCAAAACGAGCTCGCCACGCTCCTGAAGCCGGGGAATATTCCCTCCCGGATCTATTCCCAGGTAATGGGTGGCCTCAGCCCCGAGTTCCGGGAGAATTTCATGGGATATGGCAGCCGGCAGGCGCAGTTCCTCGGTCATGGGGTAGGGCTCCTGGTCGATGAAATACCGGTTATCGCCAGGGGGTTTGATGAACCCCTCGAGGAAGGGATGACCATTGCTCTCGAACCGAAAAAGGGAATCAGGGGGGTCGGAATGGTGGGAATCGAGAATACTTTCGTGGTGACACCGGGGGGTGGCAGGAGCATAACCGGGGACAGTACCGGTTTGATCCAGGTCTGGTGATGATTTGGAGAACTTCCTGTAATGAGTGGTTCTTCCGCGATCCACTCATAAACGAAAAAAGCGCCACCCCGCTTCCGAAAGGATACCATGGGGAGACTGGGGTAGATTTCGGGGACTGGATGCTCACTATCGGCTATGGATCTGGAGTCAAGTGCGCCCTAACCATCCTGCTGAGGCATATTGCATTTCGCTGATGAGACTATTACATCATCGATTCCGAGGACAAACCCCGTGAAACCTCCTCTCTGTATGACACAGGGGCACTCCGGGCAACTTCGATCAGGTGTTATCAGGCTAACTGGAGGTATTGGGGGGCCCTTTTCCTGGACTGTCAACCGCTGGCGAGTTCTTGCAGTGGTGCCATGGCCATGATGTCCTGAAAAATCAATCCACCCGTGGAGATATGGGGCCTCAAAGCCGGTTTGTTCTCTTCGAGTCCCTAAGAAGAATCGCTTCACCGCCGGCAGATGAATCTGCACGGACTTTACGTAAAGGTAGAACGATGCTCTCACCTGCATTGTAGACTACAAGCCAAACCCCGGCTTCATTTCGCCCTTTGCCTGGCAAAGGCTCGTGAGTGGTGTAAAAAACAGGTTCGATATGACCGATCCCTGGCAATTCAAAAATTTCTTATTCGTGCAATGAACCACTAGAATAACAGAAAACAGGTGGGAGGACATGAACGGGGAACCAAAAAGGAGTGGGAAAGACAGCGATGTCCATCATATCAGCAAGGCAAAGAAGAAGCAGCTGCAGAACCTCGCAAAGGAACACGGGACACCCATATTCGTGATCGATCATGAAAAGATACGGCAGAACTATCGCGAGTTCAAGAAGCTCCTGCCTCAGGTCCAGGTCTACTACGCGGTCAAGGCAAACTCGGATCGCGGCATTGTAAAGACGCTCTATGATATCGGCTGCAGCTTCGATGTTGCCTCCATGCCGGAGTTCATGATCGTCTATGAAAACATCAGGGATCTGCCGGACCACGAACGGCAGGACTGGATCTGGGACAAGATTATTTATGCAAACACCATCAAGCCCATCGAGACTCTCCAAGCCCTTGACCTGTATAAACCGCTCGTTACCTTCGATAACATCGAGGAGCTCAAGAAGATAAGGAAGCATGCCCCCCACGCGGGGCTGGTCCTGCGATTGCGCGTCCCCAATACCGGGTCGATGGTCGAACTCTCCTCCAAGTTCGGGGCCGACCCTGGTGAGGCGGTCGACCTGATCATCGAGGCCTTCAAAATGGGACTTGTTGTGGAAGGGATGAGCTTCCATGTCGGCAGCCAGTGCACCAACTTCAATAACTACGTCCAGGCCCTGAACCTGGCAGCAAACGTTCTCTCAGAGGTCGAGACCCGGACGGGACGAAAGATAAGAATCCTCGATATCGGCGGGGGATTCCCGGTAAAGTACCATCCCGGTGTCCTTTCCCTGCGGGTGCTCACGCGGAAACTGGATGCCGAATTGAAGAGGTTATTTGAGCCCGACATGCAGATCCTCGCTGAACCTGGGCGTTTTCTGGTAGCAAACTCCTGCACACTGGTCTCCAAGGTTATCGGGAAAGCGTTCCGTGACGGGAAACCGTGTTACTACATCAATGATGGAATCTACCATACCTACTCGGGGCAGGTTTTCGACCACTGCGTTTACCCGGTAAGGGCCTTTAAAGACGAGGAGACAACTATCTCGGCGGTATTTGGTCCAACCTGCGATGCCTTTGACACTATTACCCTCTCCGCCGAGCTCCCGGATCTCGAGATCGGGGATCTGGTCTATTCCGAGAACATCGGTGCCTATTCGATCGCCTCCTCCACCTACTTCAATGGATTTCCCCCGGCAAAAGTGGTGCACATCAACCAGTGATGGTCTATATAGGGAGAAGAGCCCCGCTCTCTCACGATTAGAAGAATAAAGGAAAAATCAAATCTGAAAAAAAGGATGGTCGGCCAGATGATAACTGGTTGAAAGCGTGCGGAGACCTTTCCAGTGGCGTTTGGTATATCCCGGCGTAGTGAGATTTCCCCTGTATTGTACCATTTTGCCGGCTAAAAAAAAGCCTGTTGAACACAGGTAGCCAGGAACAGGAAAAAGGCGTGGTGACAATTGGGATACCAGCATCCTGCTCTAACAGCAAGAGAATTCGTTGTATCTTTTTTTTTAGCATCCCCTCTCTGTGGTCTCTTCACACATTACTCACCAAGGCAAAGAGGCAACTTATCCCTGCCGTGTTCCACCTTCTTTTGAAAAAAACGAACATCGCCTTTATCCGGTCCCGGGCAGGTATCTTTTCTTCGACCTGCCTTTCGGATACTGGATCTTGGCCATCCGCCCCTGTATTTTTCTGAATAGTGCAATGCATGACCACTGCCCATGATAAAAAAAGGAGAAAGGATTTAATTTTTCAGGATACATGAAACAACAAAACCAGCATGTCAATCCAAATTAACATGGAGGGAAACCTGGTTTTATAATAAGATAATGCCACAGGAGAATTGACATGATGAAACATGGAATAATCACGATGCTTGTTGCCGGCTTGCTGGTAGCAGTAAGTTGCGCGGGATTTGTAGACGAACCGATTGAAATGAACAACCCCAACTGGACCGGATTCTCAAGAAGTTTTATGGAAAAATTAAGTCCGTTTGGTGAATTCAAGATTTATAATCTCTATGACGAGTTCTATCCTCCTCCGAAAATAACTACTCCTGAAAATGAAACACCTACCTGGAAACCGATTAAGATAGTGCCCGAGCCTCTGCCGATCACGAAGAAAGAATTATTCCAGTCCATGATAACAATTTCACCGCAAAAACAATCCCTGCTCCAGTCCCTTTCGGGCAGACCAATGTATTAATAGGATCCACAGGTATCCCATTTCCCTCATTATTTTATCATCATCTCGAATTCGCTTCCCGGGTCCCAGTACTCATTTGTGTGGAGTCAGCACAACGGTCATTACCGGTAAGCACCAAATATCGCAACTGAGATGATGTTCATATGACAACTATACGTTTTCTAGCAACCCTGGCCCTCGCCCTGGCGCTGTGTGTATGCTGCCTGCCGGCAGAAGCGACACTGCAATCGTTCACCTACCGGGGGTATGTTACACGTATCGACACTGAAAGCGGCAACCTCTCAATGCTGGCAACCCATCAGTGGCGGTGCACCTATGAGAACGGCACCGCCAGCTGTGGCTGGACCGGCATCACCCCGGTTCCTTTAATGGGAACCGTGCCTTCTGCTGCTGCCTTTTCCATGATCCTTTCCGGTCAGGTCATCGAAGCATCGAGCCTCGGCATGCCGGGCGGGCACTGGACGGGAATCGGAGTCCTCGCTCCTATCTATGCAGAGCAGGGATACTTCGGCACCGCACTGGTGGGTGATCCTGGCTCACTTCCTGTCCCCCTCATCGACGGCTATTCAGTCACTCCGGTGACCGAGCCCGATTGCCATACCTGTACAGGCTCGGTTTGTGAAGCAATCCTTGCCAGGATAACCGTCTCCAGGAACGGTGAAACCGTGGCGACGGCATCTCTTTATCCGGGTGATACATGCCTCTATCTTGATCAGGAAGACCAATCGGGTGTGAATGTAACCTTTATATCAGGCCAGGCATCTGCAGCACTCTGTCCGAATGCATCGCCGTTCATGACCGGGCCCCAGCCGATCTCTATCTTCACAGTCCTGGTTATCCCCCGTTCCGGAGAAGTATCGCCTTTCCCGGAAGCAAAAACCGGATCGGTATCAGTTCTCTCGGTTCCCTCCGGATCCCGGGTCTATCTCAACCATGAACTGGTAGGATCAACCCCCATAACCCGGCCAGGTCTCATGCCCGGTTCCTACGTGGTACGGGTGGAAAAAGAGGGATATCTCACCTGGGAAAAATCAATCACCATCCACCAGGGAAGCTCAAACATCCTGACTGCCGGTCTTGTATCCGGCTCTGGAAGCTTGAGCATCAAATCATTCCCCTGGAACGCCAGAATTCTGCTTGACGGGGAGATGAAAGGATATACTCCTCTGCTCATCCAGAACCTGCCAGTCGGGTCCCATGCTCTAGAGATCGAGAAGCCCGGTTACCAGACTGCAACAAAGACCGTTCAGGTACCGGCGGGAAGCATCGGGCTCGTGGTGATTACGCTTACTCCTGAAGCAACAGAAGAGTAGCAGCCTGTTTCAGGGATTTTTTTTAACCCGATGAATAATTACTGGTTTGTCATGAACACCTGGGAAATCCGGTTCCCGGATTTCCTTCTCTTAAATAATCTGATAACCAGCTTTAACCTACAATTCGAGGACAGAAAAAATATAAACGGAATCAATCCCGTGGGATTGAAAAAGGTCAGGCAAGAAACCTGGTTTCGATGGAGTCACATTCTGTTCTCATTCCGTGCACTCCTGGTTTTTTTTTCAAAGGACCCGGTTTGAGTTCTTGCAAACATCACAATCAGATCTACCTTTGTTCAACCCTGTTCCGGTGCCAAGCCTTCATAGTTACACCCCGGTTAAATCCAGAAAGTCCCTGTATCGTGTATCGTAGCCCTGGGCAATCACCCCGGCACCAAGCAGCGGGGCATCGCCCTTCAGCCCGGTCATGAGCATATCCGGCACTTTGAGATGGCGGTCGACAGTATCGATTATCGGTGGCAGCAGGAGATCAGCATTAGACCGTATCACGGAACCGTCAAAGACGATGAGTTCCGGATCGTAAGCGACGATGACATCGGAGACCGCCCTGGCGTTGATCCGGGCAAGGTCACGGAGGAACCGCATCACGTCATCATCACCCTCCCGGGCCGAGTGGAAGATATTTTCTGCTGTATCCGGACCCCAGTGGGGTTTACCATGGTAGTGGCACCACTGGGCAAAGAACCAGGGGAGGTACTTCCCGGATGCATATCCCTCCCAGTGCCCGGAATGCCCACAGCCGCAGACCAGATTGTAGGTGTCATCCACGTGGAAGTGGCCGATCTCGGCGGCGTTGCCGTCCCGTCCAAGCAGGATCCTGCCATCTGCCAGCACCCCCCCGCCTATCCCGGTGGAAATTGTTATATAAACCACGTTCTTCCTCCCTCTCGCCACACCATACGAGAGTTCACCGATGAGACCGGCATGGCAATCATTGACCATTCGGACAGGGATGCCGAACTGCTCTTCAAGCGAACCGGGCAGCGGCACATCACGGAAAGGCAGGTTTGGCGGATTGAGCAGTATCCTCCTCCTGATGTCGACCGGCCCTGCAACTGAAAGACCGATGCCCGAAAAACCGCGAAGGGCTCCGGTGCCGCATACCCGCCCGATCATGTCGGTGAGAAACCCGGTGAGGATGGCTGGATCGGCTCCCCCGGTCGGGGTCTTTGCTTCGATCTTTTCGAGCATAATGCCACCGTTGTCGAGGACTCCAACCCTCGTGTTTGTCGCTCCGAGATCAACGGCGACTACGCGCACCATGCCCGGTGGTTTGACCGGGAGGGCAATGAAGTTACCGAGGTACATCCAGTAAGGGGCTCAGGGAGCTAATCCCTGATGTCTAACTGATGAGAGCCGGTGAGGTGACTGTCGTATGATGATCTTCCGAAAGGGTTGAATACGAAGGAAGAAGGCTCGCACTGCCGGAGATCCGGCAGATCGCTGCAGAACCGCCCGGCATGTTTGTCTGGTCCGGCAATGAATTTTTCCTTGCCCGGGACAGGTACACCGCCCCAGACTTATGCGGGAGTGTTCCCGGTGACATCGAACCCTGGTCGGGCATCTGCCAGGGTTGAGAGTCTGAGGGTTGCAACACGGACCGCGGGATGCCGCGCTCAAAAGGGCCATTCTCTCCGTGGTTCCCGCTCCGGAGCAATTAAGGGATCCCGCGTATTTGAGGGAAGAGTCGCCGTCCTCTCCGGCAGCCTCTGGATCCGCCCCTGGATAGCGGCAGGGCTGCCAGGATCTCACCATCTCTCCCACGCATGGAAAGGCAGCAGCCCTGATGGAGTCATCCCGAACCATCGTGAAGTTCTCGGAACGAGATAGCCGTGAAGCGCTCTATGCCCGTGCTCCCGGTTATCCAGACCTCGCCCCGTCAACGCGACCACCACCGTCACCCAGTTCCTGATCACCCATCCTGGATGCGAGACCGGCTACAAGCGGGTTTTGTCCGGCCAGGAACAGGAAGCCGATGAGTTCTTCGGAGGGCTTGCCCGCTACCAATCCTTGCCCGGCCCCGGGCGTGAACTCAAACACGGTTTCACCAGCCTCCAGCGCCAGGCCCTACAGGACCAGACCTTGCCAGCCTGAATGCAACTCCCTCTCCCTGCCCTGCCGGGATCGTGCGCGCTGCCCGCGCAATACCGTCCTCTCTGCCAGTGCAGGACGGGGTCCGGGGACGATCGCTTCGGGAGGTTCCAGCCCGGTATTTCCCCCCGTAAATCGCCTATTACGATAAGAATACAATGCAATTCGGGACCGGGGATCAAGTCGGCCCTGCAGAATATAGCATGTACCAATGGTTATAAACGGTCTTTGCAAGGGTACTTAGATCAGAAACTACCGGACCGGGGATCCACGCCATGATAGAAGAAAAAGATGTAGAGCATATTGCGATGCTTGCTGATATCGGGATCACCAGAGAGGAACTGTCTGAGTTCACCATGCAGTTCAACGAGATTCTCGACCATTTTGATATTCTCGACAAGGTGGAAGGAACCGTGACGTTCGAACATGAACATGCCACTGTCTTCCGGGAGGACGAGATCGAGCCGTCTCTTCCGCAGAACGAGGCGTTGTTTAACTCCCCTGACACCGAAGACGGATTCTTCCGGGCACCACGGGTGATGTGAGTGACCTCCGTTACCTTCTCGCCCGATGACCGGTACAACGCCTTCATCACCACGCTTTCGACCGCGGAGACTGGTGCCGGGAAGCTCTCTGGAACCCTGGTTGCTATCAAGGACAACATCTCCACCCGGGGGATCCCTACCACCTGCGCCAGCCGGATCCTTACCGGCTATGTTCCCCCATACGATGCCCACGTTGTCACACTGCTGAAACGGGAAGGAGCGGCCATTGTCGGAAAGACCAACATGGACGAATTCGGGATGGGTAACACAACAGAGAGTTCTGTCTTCGGTCCAACCTTAAACCCGGTCGATCCCTCCCGGGTGCCTGGAGGATCATCAGGGGGGAGCGCTGCAGCGGTCGCCTCCGGTATGGTCAGGATGGCGCTGGGGACCGACACCGGAGGCTCCATCCGCTGTCCGGCCGCATTCTGCGGCATCGTTGGGCTCAAGCCAACCTACGGACGGGTCTCCCGTTACGGGCTGATCGCCTATGCCAATTCGCTCGAGCAGATTGGGCCTATGGCCAGGACCGTTGAAGACGTCTCTCTCCTCATGGAGGTTCTTACCGCATATGACCCCAGGGATTCGACGGCCATCTCATGCCCCTATCGCCATATCCCCAATCCCTCAGTCACCGGTGTGAAGATCGGGGTCCCTGAAGAGTTCTTTGGAGAAGGCGTGGACCCCCGGGTTGCCGCAGTGGTCTGGAAAGCCATAACCCGGCTTGAGGGCGATGGAGCCGAGATCGTGGCCTGCCGGATGCCGAGCATGACCTTTGCACTCGCCGCCTACTACGTTACCTGCACGAGCGAGGCGAGCTCTAACCTGGCACGTTTTGACGGGATTCGCTATGGTCCTCCGGCCGACACGAAACGGCCCTGGCACGAAGCATACCAGGAGCGGCGGCGGGAGGGGTTCGGGACCGAGGTCCGGCGCCGGATCATACTCGGGACCTTCGCCCTCTCCTCAGGATATTACGGTAAGTACTATGCAAAGGCCCAGGCAGCCCGCCAGCAGGTGCGCGAGGACTTTGTCAGGTTGTTCCGGACCGTCGACGTGATCGCCGGGCCGACCATGCCTACCGTTGCCTTCCGGTTCGGGGAGAAGAGCGACCCGCTCTCCATGTACCTCTCTGATGTCCTGACCTCTCCTGCCAACCTGGCCGGGGTTCCGGCAATATCAGTTCCCTGCGGGACCCAGGACGGACTCCCGGTAGGCCTCCAGGTCATGGGCCCGTGGTTCAGGGATGAAAAGGTGATCGATGTGGCCGCTGCCTATGAACATGGGGGAACGGCATGAAGACCATCATTGGCCTCGAGATTCACTGCCAGCTCGACACCAAGACCAAGCTCTTCTGCGGCTGTTCGACCGATTACCGCGATGATGAACCAAACACCCATGTCTGCCCCATCTGCCTCGGCCTGCCGGGATCGCTCCCGCGGGTGAACCGGATGGCGGTGGAATATGCGCTGCGGGTCGGAAAAGCCCTTAACTGCCGGATCGTAGCCGAAGCCGAGTTTGCCAGGAAGAATTACTTCTACCCCGACCTGAACAAAGGGTTCCAGATCACCCAGTACGACAAGCCTGTTGCCGTGGAGGGATATCTTGACATCGAGGGGGACTATGGCGAAAAACGGGTTCGGATCACCCGGGTACACATGGAAGAGGATCCCGGCAGGCTGGTCCACAAGGGAGGCGCCGACCGGCCCAAGTATACCCTGGTCGACGATAACCGGGCCGGGATCCCCCTGATCGAGATCGTCACCGAGCCAGACCTCAGATCGCCGAAAGAAGCCCGCAAGTTTCTCACCAAGCTGCGGGCAACCCTGGAATATCTCGGTGTCTTTGACAGCGAGAAGGAAGGGTCGCTCCGGGTCGATGCCAACATCTCTCAGGAAGGCCACGAGCGGGTGGAAGTCAAGAACATCTCCTCGTTCAAAGGCGTTGAGAAGGCACTCACCTTCGAGATAACGAGGCAGCGCAACGCCATCCGGCGGGGACAGCGGATTGCACGGGAGACCCGGCACTTTGTCGAGGCACGAGGGGTCACTACCTCATCCCGGAGCAAGGAGATGGAACAGGACTACCGCTACTTCCCGGAACCGGACCTCCGGCCGTTTCGATTATGCGAGTGGGCAGCGGAGATCGTTCTACCCGAGCTTCCGGACGCAAGGCGGGCGCGGTTTGTGAAGCAGTACGGCTGCTCGCAGGACCATGCCCGGACCCTGACCGGCGAGCTGCGGCTTGCCGAGTTCTACGAGCAGGTTGCCGGTATCGACACGGCGCTTGCTGCCACCTGGGTCGCTGACACCCTGCTCGGGGAACTCAACTACCGGGACATGAGCATCAAGCTCGTCCCCCCCGGGCATTTCCGGGAGCTCCTGGGGCTGCTTAAGGAGGGGAGCATCACCGACAAGAGCGGCGTTGAA
It contains:
- the msrA gene encoding peptide-methionine (S)-S-oxide reductase MsrA, producing the protein MQTYPGLEIAIFAAGCFWDVEAAFRKIDGVVGTETGYTGGTIPDPDFELVRSGTTGHVEAVRVAFDPAVVNYDELLEVFWNIQDPTEPAEEACELSAIFFSTEEQQRTAESSRNRLQASGGYGNRPVITKILPASRFWRAEDHHQQFFEKCGRSYVAAGKYWD
- a CDS encoding aminopeptidase P family protein, whose product is MQGRVPPDELERRMRRFIDRMDIDNPEWEYAALFRGVNLYYFTGTIQDAMLLVPRDGEAVLFVRRSYERALAESSFPRIEPMQSYRDAASGSRNVPDTVYLESEYVTLGLFERLQKHFAFSRARPLDLQVGKVRAVKSAFELSRMEQAGAIHERVLEKCVPLILTEGMSEAEFGTMVYSVMVREGHQGVVRFGGLGIEIEVGQLGFGENSLYPTSFDGPGGCRGLCPAAPLLGSRERTLHEGDLVFIDNACGFEGYQTDKTMNYMFGKPIPDNAIAIHHQCVDLQNELATLLKPGNIPSRIYSQVMGGLSPEFRENFMGYGSRQAQFLGHGVGLLVDEIPVIARGFDEPLEEGMTIALEPKKGIRGVGMVGIENTFVVTPGGGRSITGDSTGLIQVW
- a CDS encoding type III PLP-dependent enzyme, translated to MNGEPKRSGKDSDVHHISKAKKKQLQNLAKEHGTPIFVIDHEKIRQNYREFKKLLPQVQVYYAVKANSDRGIVKTLYDIGCSFDVASMPEFMIVYENIRDLPDHERQDWIWDKIIYANTIKPIETLQALDLYKPLVTFDNIEELKKIRKHAPHAGLVLRLRVPNTGSMVELSSKFGADPGEAVDLIIEAFKMGLVVEGMSFHVGSQCTNFNNYVQALNLAANVLSEVETRTGRKIRILDIGGGFPVKYHPGVLSLRVLTRKLDAELKRLFEPDMQILAEPGRFLVANSCTLVSKVIGKAFRDGKPCYYINDGIYHTYSGQVFDHCVYPVRAFKDEETTISAVFGPTCDAFDTITLSAELPDLEIGDLVYSENIGAYSIASSTYFNGFPPAKVVHINQ
- a CDS encoding PEGA domain-containing protein, which encodes MTTIRFLATLALALALCVCCLPAEATLQSFTYRGYVTRIDTESGNLSMLATHQWRCTYENGTASCGWTGITPVPLMGTVPSAAAFSMILSGQVIEASSLGMPGGHWTGIGVLAPIYAEQGYFGTALVGDPGSLPVPLIDGYSVTPVTEPDCHTCTGSVCEAILARITVSRNGETVATASLYPGDTCLYLDQEDQSGVNVTFISGQASAALCPNASPFMTGPQPISIFTVLVIPRSGEVSPFPEAKTGSVSVLSVPSGSRVYLNHELVGSTPITRPGLMPGSYVVRVEKEGYLTWEKSITIHQGSSNILTAGLVSGSGSLSIKSFPWNARILLDGEMKGYTPLLIQNLPVGSHALEIEKPGYQTATKTVQVPAGSIGLVVITLTPEATEE
- a CDS encoding ROK family protein: MVRVVAVDLGATNTRVGVLDNGGIMLEKIEAKTPTGGADPAILTGFLTDMIGRVCGTGALRGFSGIGLSVAGPVDIRRRILLNPPNLPFRDVPLPGSLEEQFGIPVRMVNDCHAGLIGELSYGVARGRKNVVYITISTGIGGGVLADGRILLGRDGNAAEIGHFHVDDTYNLVCGCGHSGHWEGYASGKYLPWFFAQWCHYHGKPHWGPDTAENIFHSAREGDDDVMRFLRDLARINARAVSDVIVAYDPELIVFDGSVIRSNADLLLPPIIDTVDRHLKVPDMLMTGLKGDAPLLGAGVIAQGYDTRYRDFLDLTGV
- the gatC gene encoding Asp-tRNA(Asn)/Glu-tRNA(Gln) amidotransferase subunit GatC encodes the protein MIEEKDVEHIAMLADIGITREELSEFTMQFNEILDHFDILDKVEGTVTFEHEHATVFREDEIEPSLPQNEALFNSPDTEDGFFRAPRVM
- the gatA gene encoding Asp-tRNA(Asn)/Glu-tRNA(Gln) amidotransferase subunit GatA, whose protein sequence is MTSVTFSPDDRYNAFITTLSTAETGAGKLSGTLVAIKDNISTRGIPTTCASRILTGYVPPYDAHVVTLLKREGAAIVGKTNMDEFGMGNTTESSVFGPTLNPVDPSRVPGGSSGGSAAAVASGMVRMALGTDTGGSIRCPAAFCGIVGLKPTYGRVSRYGLIAYANSLEQIGPMARTVEDVSLLMEVLTAYDPRDSTAISCPYRHIPNPSVTGVKIGVPEEFFGEGVDPRVAAVVWKAITRLEGDGAEIVACRMPSMTFALAAYYVTCTSEASSNLARFDGIRYGPPADTKRPWHEAYQERRREGFGTEVRRRIILGTFALSSGYYGKYYAKAQAARQQVREDFVRLFRTVDVIAGPTMPTVAFRFGEKSDPLSMYLSDVLTSPANLAGVPAISVPCGTQDGLPVGLQVMGPWFRDEKVIDVAAAYEHGGTA
- the gatB gene encoding Asp-tRNA(Asn)/Glu-tRNA(Gln) amidotransferase subunit GatB; protein product: MKTIIGLEIHCQLDTKTKLFCGCSTDYRDDEPNTHVCPICLGLPGSLPRVNRMAVEYALRVGKALNCRIVAEAEFARKNYFYPDLNKGFQITQYDKPVAVEGYLDIEGDYGEKRVRITRVHMEEDPGRLVHKGGADRPKYTLVDDNRAGIPLIEIVTEPDLRSPKEARKFLTKLRATLEYLGVFDSEKEGSLRVDANISQEGHERVEVKNISSFKGVEKALTFEITRQRNAIRRGQRIARETRHFVEARGVTTSSRSKEMEQDYRYFPEPDLRPFRLCEWAAEIVLPELPDARRARFVKQYGCSQDHARTLTGELRLAEFYEQVAGIDTALAATWVADTLLGELNYRDMSIKLVPPGHFRELLGLLKEGSITDKSGVEVLRVLLDQLKECGTCEGARECVDRLRLRVISATPTLSGEDPIVKAAQEAIAEQPQAVADFQAGKKEALNFLVGQVMKKTRGCAKPGDVNKVLSDLLEEA